A section of the Streptomyces sp. V3I8 genome encodes:
- a CDS encoding winged helix-turn-helix domain-containing protein: MANTRPFSSVATASSPVPAPSAGPARHRLRSVDRDEVVDVTDLLPPGATWLPAPPHTLPTLPGRPPMIGYLVLVPADQPSLLPVAVPETGAASEESGGAPDGFPVRVDTVRRTAEVDGRPLDLTYLEFELLAHLVAHPHRVHTRDQLVTTVWGYGHVGDGRTVDVHIARLRRKLGAEHRDTIRTVRRVGYKYAPPTGS, translated from the coding sequence ATGGCGAACACCCGTCCCTTCTCCTCCGTGGCCACCGCCTCCTCCCCCGTCCCCGCCCCGTCCGCCGGTCCGGCACGCCATCGGCTGCGGTCCGTCGACCGGGACGAGGTGGTCGACGTCACGGACCTCCTCCCGCCGGGCGCCACCTGGCTGCCCGCTCCCCCGCACACCCTGCCCACGCTGCCGGGCCGGCCCCCGATGATCGGGTACCTGGTCCTCGTCCCGGCCGACCAGCCGTCCCTGCTGCCGGTCGCCGTACCGGAGACCGGCGCGGCGTCCGAGGAGTCCGGCGGGGCACCCGACGGCTTCCCCGTGCGCGTCGACACCGTCCGGCGGACCGCCGAGGTCGACGGGCGGCCGCTCGACCTCACCTACCTGGAGTTCGAGCTGCTGGCACATCTGGTGGCGCACCCGCACCGCGTGCACACCCGTGACCAGCTGGTCACCACGGTGTGGGGCTACGGGCACGTGGGCGACGGCCGGACCGTGGACGTCCACATCGCCCGGCTGCGCCGCAAGCTCGGCGCGGAGCACCGGGACACCATCCGGACGGTACGCCGCGTCGGATACAAGTACGCGCCCCCGACGGGGAGTTGA